In Rhodamnia argentea isolate NSW1041297 chromosome 11, ASM2092103v1, whole genome shotgun sequence, one genomic interval encodes:
- the LOC115750513 gene encoding ABC transporter G family member 5, which produces MEKQGCEIEAIGINYRISTRKKEFCFPSFNGKLEGKKKPKQGSEDPGVRQVLKDVNCRARSWEILAIIGPSGAGKSSLLEILAGKIAPQNGSIFVNQKPIDKAHFRKIIGYVAQKDTLFPLLTVEETLMFSARLRLRLPESQLASRVKSLLQELGLEHVAGTRVGDDRIRGVSGGERRRVSIGVDVIHDPRVLILDEPTSGLDSNSALQIIDMLKMMAETQGRTVILSIHQPGFRIVKQFNSILLMANGSVLHQGTADQLAVQLRLMGLPNPPHVNVIEFAIESIEAIQSHRHSQNQVQQVEMPPQLPPQKREEGPGGESRSHKFTLQQLFQQSKVVDESTTDVRIDLPHCFANSRLREILLLMHRFSKNISRTKELFACRTIQMLVSGLVLGSIFCHLKDDLLGAQERVGLFAFILTFLLSCTTEALPIFLQEREILMKETSCGCYRVSSYAIANGLVYLPFLLILAVSFAVPLYWLVGLNSNFTAFLHFLLIIWLILYTANSVVVCFSALVPNFIVGNSVISGVMGSFFLFSGYFISKQEIPSYWIFMHYVSLFKYPFEGFLINEFSNSGKCLEYMFGMCAVTGEDVLREVGYGEESRWRNVLVMVCYILVYRFISYVILRCRCSQRGL; this is translated from the coding sequence ATGGAGAAACAAGGGTGTGAGATTGAAGCCATCGGTATCAACTATAGAATCAgtacaagaaagaaagagttttgTTTCCCAAGTTTCAATGGgaaattagaaggaaaaaagaaaccaaagcAAGGCAGTGAAGATCCGGGAGTTAGGCAAGTCCTGAAGGATGTGAATTGCAGGGCGAGATCGTGGGAAATCCTCGCGATCATCGGCCCAAGCGGCGCCGGAAAGTCGTCGTTGCTCGAAATCCTGGCAGGAAAAATCGCCCCGCAGAATGGTTCGATCTTTGTGAACCAGAAGCCCATTGACAAGGCTCATTTCAGGAAGATAATTGGCTATGTTGCTCAGAAGGACACTCTCTTCCCACTCCTGACTGTTGAGGAGACCTTGATGTTCAGTGCCAGGCTGAGGCTAAGGCTTCCTGAATCACAGTTGGCCTCGAGGGTCAAGTCCCTGCTCCAGGAGCTTGGGCTAGAACACGTGGCAGGCACCAGGGTCGGCGACGACCGCATCCGCGGGGTCTCTGGAGGCGAGAGGCGGCGCGTCTCGATTGGGGTCGACGTTATACACGACCCTCGGGTCCTGATTCTCGATGAGCCCACTTCGGGTCTGGATAGTAACTCGGCCCTTCAGATCATCGATATGCTCAAGATGATGGCTGAGACCCAAGGCCGGACCGTGATTCTCAGCATACACCAGCCCGGGTTTCGGATTGTGAAGCAGTTCAACTCAATCCTATTGATGGCCAATGGCTCCGTGCTTCACCAGGGAACTGCTGATCAGCTTGCTGTCCAGTTGAGGCTCATGGGCTTGCCGAATCCACCTCATGTGAACGTCATCGAATTCGCCATCGAGTCCATCGAGGCCATCCAGAGCCACCGCCACTCGCAAAACCAAGTGCAACAAGTTGAAATGCCTCCTCAGTTACCGCcacagaagagagaggaaggacCGGGAGGTGAGAGCCGAAGCCACAAGTTCACTCTCCAACAGCTCTTCCAACAATCCAAGGTCGTTGATGAGAGCACCACCGATGTCAGGATCGATCTCCCCCACTGCTTCGCAAATTCCAGGCTGCGAGAGATTCTCTTGCTAATGCACCGGTTCTCGAAGAACATTTCCCGGACCAAGGAGCTCTTCGCGTGCCGGACAATCCAAATGTTGGTCTCGGGGCTCGTCCTTGGCTCCATCTTCTGCCACTTGAAGGATGATCTGCTTGGTGCTCAAGAAAGGGTGGGCTTGTTTGCGTTCATCTTGACATTCTTGCTGTCCTGCACCACGGAGGCTCTGCCCATCTTTCTGCAGGAGAGGGAGATTCTGATGAAAGAGACATCTTGCGGATGCTACAGAGTCTCATCCTATGCAATTGCAAATGGGCTTGTTTACTTGCCATTTTTGCTCATCCTGGCAGTGTCATTCGCAGTGCCATTGTACTGGCTTGTTGGGTTAAACAGCAATTTCACAGCATTCCTACATTTCTTGCTGATAATTTGGCTGATTCTGTACACGGCAAACTCGGTCGTGGTATGCTTCAGTGCCTTGGTGCCAAATTTCATTGTTGGGAACTCAGTGATCTCAGGTGTGATGGGTTCGTTCTTTCTGTTCTCGGGCTACTTCATCTCGAAGCAGGAGATACCGAGCTACTGGATCTTCATGCACTACGTTTCGCTGTTCAAGTACCCGTTTGAGGGATTCCTGATCAACGAGTTCTCAAATTCGGGCAAATGCTTGGAGTACATGTTCGGGATGTGTGCAGTGACCGGCGAGGACGTGCTCAGGGAGGTTGGTTATGGAGAGGAGAGCAGGTGGAGAAATGTGCTCGTCATGGTTTGTTACATCTTGGTTTACAGATTCATTTCCTATGTCATCCTTAGATGCAGATGCTCGCAGAGAGGCCTCTGA